From one Streptomyces sp. SCSIO 30461 genomic stretch:
- a CDS encoding NUDIX domain-containing protein: MSDGSQGSSSPSDEILDIVDLHDKVIGRSPRGEAYARGLRHRCVFIQARDAQGRIFVHRRTATKLVFPSLYDMFVGGVVGAGESYDDAALREAEEELGVNGLPRPVPLFRFLYEAPADPELGGVRQSWWSAVYEVPCLVPVRPQAEEVAWYDFLPQAEVDERLGTWEWVPDGLAAYERLRAHRG, encoded by the coding sequence ATGAGTGACGGCAGCCAGGGCTCCTCGAGTCCTTCCGACGAGATCCTGGACATCGTGGATCTGCACGACAAGGTCATCGGCCGGTCCCCGCGCGGCGAGGCCTACGCCCGTGGCCTGCGCCACCGCTGTGTGTTCATCCAGGCCAGGGACGCACAGGGACGGATCTTCGTGCATCGCCGCACGGCGACGAAGCTGGTCTTCCCTTCCCTGTACGACATGTTCGTCGGCGGTGTCGTCGGCGCGGGCGAGTCCTACGACGACGCGGCACTGCGCGAGGCCGAGGAGGAGTTGGGCGTCAACGGGCTCCCCCGCCCGGTGCCGCTGTTCAGGTTCCTGTACGAGGCACCCGCCGACCCGGAGCTGGGCGGCGTCCGGCAGTCGTGGTGGTCGGCCGTGTACGAGGTGCCGTGCCTGGTGCCGGTGCGTCCGCAGGCCGAGGAGGTCGCTTGGTACGACTTCCTCCCCCAAGCGGAAGTCGACGAGCGGCTCGGCACCTGGGAGTGGGTGCCGGACGGCCTGGCCGCCTACGAACGGCTGCGCGCCCACCGCGGGTAG
- a CDS encoding phosphotransferase family protein has translation MSAVTPPGLDLERLRAHLDHMLPGLVSGPLSARLIQGGRSNLTYAATDGAHRWVVRRPPLGHVLATAHDMGREHRVISALHPTEVPVPRPVLLCEDESVIGAAFYVMEHVDGTPYRTAEELAPLGPERTRGAVLGLVDTLVELHGVEPAAVGLGDFGRPDGFLERQLRRWGKQLDASRNRELAGIDELHAALARSLPVSPPATVVHGDYRLDNVLIGDDDRIKAVLDWEMSTLGDPLTDLGLLVMYSRKLELPGSPISTTAGAAGHPDPAELIERYAARSGRDIAAIAWYTAFAWFKLAVILEGIHYRYTLRQTVGTGFDRIGELVPLFIEHGLTTLQEG, from the coding sequence ATGAGCGCAGTCACACCACCAGGCCTCGACCTCGAACGGCTGCGCGCCCATCTCGACCACATGCTGCCCGGACTGGTGAGCGGGCCGCTCAGCGCCCGGTTGATCCAGGGCGGGCGGTCCAACCTCACGTACGCCGCGACCGACGGCGCGCACCGCTGGGTGGTCCGCAGGCCCCCGCTGGGGCACGTCCTGGCCACCGCCCACGACATGGGTCGCGAGCACCGGGTCATCAGCGCCCTGCACCCCACGGAGGTGCCGGTGCCGCGGCCCGTGCTGCTGTGTGAGGACGAGTCCGTCATCGGGGCGGCCTTCTACGTCATGGAACACGTCGACGGCACCCCGTACCGCACCGCCGAAGAACTCGCCCCACTCGGCCCTGAGCGCACCCGGGGGGCTGTGCTCGGCCTGGTCGACACACTGGTGGAGCTGCACGGTGTGGAGCCCGCGGCGGTCGGACTCGGAGACTTCGGGCGTCCCGACGGCTTCCTCGAACGGCAGCTGCGGCGCTGGGGCAAGCAGCTCGACGCCTCACGCAACCGGGAGCTGGCGGGCATCGACGAGCTCCACGCCGCCCTCGCCCGCTCGCTGCCGGTCTCCCCGCCTGCCACCGTCGTCCACGGCGACTACCGCCTCGACAACGTGCTGATCGGCGACGACGACCGGATCAAGGCGGTCCTCGACTGGGAGATGTCGACGCTCGGCGACCCGCTCACCGACCTCGGGCTGCTGGTGATGTACAGCCGGAAGCTGGAGCTGCCCGGCTCCCCCATCAGCACGACGGCAGGGGCCGCGGGCCATCCGGACCCCGCCGAGCTGATCGAGCGCTACGCCGCCCGCTCCGGCCGGGACATCGCGGCCATCGCCTGGTACACGGCGTTCGCCTGGTTCAAGCTCGCCGTGATCCTCGAGGGCATCCACTATCGCTACACGCTGCGCCAGACCGTCGGCACGGGCTTCGACCGCATCGGTGAGCTCGTCCCCCTCTTCATCGAACACGGTCTCACCACCCTTCAGGAAGGCTGA
- a CDS encoding cytochrome b/b6 domain-containing protein — protein sequence MTSTPGSAGRTAGTTHPPSEGSGAPRVRRFSRVQRWVHRSTATLMLLCVASAACLYIPELAELVGRRHLVVTVHEWSGLLLPVPVLLALASYGFRADLRRLNRFGPHDRQWLAAARRRLHGPAHRPAGKFNAGQKVFAAWIAGAALVMLGTGLLMWFTQLAPLVWRTSATFVHDWLALAIGIVLAGHIGMAVADPEARRGMRTGSVERPWARREHPLWKPDED from the coding sequence ATGACATCGACGCCTGGGTCGGCCGGTCGAACGGCCGGGACGACGCACCCACCGTCTGAAGGCTCGGGAGCCCCACGCGTACGCAGGTTCAGCCGCGTACAGCGATGGGTGCACCGGAGTACTGCCACGCTGATGCTGCTGTGCGTGGCTTCCGCAGCCTGCCTCTACATTCCCGAACTCGCCGAGCTCGTCGGCCGCCGCCACCTCGTGGTCACCGTGCACGAGTGGTCGGGACTGCTGCTGCCGGTGCCGGTCCTGCTCGCTCTCGCGTCGTACGGGTTCCGTGCGGACCTGCGACGACTCAATCGCTTCGGCCCGCATGACCGGCAGTGGCTGGCCGCCGCGCGGCGGCGGCTGCACGGTCCCGCGCACCGGCCCGCGGGAAAGTTCAACGCCGGGCAGAAGGTCTTCGCCGCCTGGATCGCGGGCGCGGCGCTGGTGATGCTCGGCACCGGGCTGCTGATGTGGTTCACGCAGCTCGCGCCGCTGGTGTGGCGCACCAGCGCGACCTTCGTCCACGACTGGCTGGCGCTCGCCATCGGCATCGTGCTAGCCGGGCATATCGGTATGGCCGTCGCCGATCCGGAAGCCCGCCGGGGTATGCGCACCGGCTCGGTCGAGAGGCCCTGGGCCAGGCGGGAACACCCGCTCTGGAAACCGGACGAGGACTGA
- a CDS encoding NADP-dependent oxidoreductase, giving the protein MKAISYSRYGGPEVLEYGERPEPKLGPDSVMVKVRAAAVNPVDWKCREGYLDGLIDSVFPVIPGWDVSGVVVEPGVSAPEFAVGDEVMGYVREDFLCRGTFAEYVAAPVRTLARKPRNLSFEQAAGLPLAGLTAYQVLTHDLGVGTGDTLLVHAAAGGVGSMAVQLAHHFGARVIGTASESSHAYVRELGGEPVAYGEGLADRVRALAPDGVQAVFDTVGGEALTASAELLAQGGRIASIADPAVTTLGGRYAFVRPNTADLYRLSELAEEEVLSVHVARSFPLEETAEAHRLSQGGHTRGKIVVTVDWEG; this is encoded by the coding sequence ATGAAGGCGATCAGCTACAGCCGTTACGGCGGTCCCGAGGTCCTGGAGTACGGCGAGCGTCCCGAGCCCAAGCTCGGGCCCGACAGCGTCATGGTCAAGGTGCGGGCGGCGGCCGTCAACCCGGTCGACTGGAAGTGCCGCGAAGGCTATCTGGACGGGCTCATCGACAGCGTCTTCCCGGTGATCCCCGGCTGGGACGTTTCCGGGGTCGTGGTGGAGCCCGGGGTGTCCGCCCCCGAGTTCGCGGTCGGCGACGAGGTCATGGGCTATGTCCGCGAGGACTTCCTCTGCCGGGGCACCTTCGCCGAGTACGTTGCCGCACCGGTCCGCACGCTGGCGCGCAAACCACGCAATCTGAGCTTCGAACAGGCGGCGGGCCTGCCGCTCGCCGGACTCACCGCCTACCAGGTCCTCACCCACGACCTGGGTGTGGGCACCGGCGACACGCTCCTCGTGCACGCCGCGGCCGGAGGGGTCGGCTCCATGGCCGTCCAGCTCGCCCACCACTTCGGCGCCCGGGTGATCGGCACCGCGAGCGAGTCGTCCCACGCGTATGTGCGTGAGCTAGGCGGCGAGCCGGTGGCGTACGGCGAAGGACTCGCGGACCGGGTGCGGGCCCTGGCACCCGACGGGGTGCAGGCCGTCTTCGACACCGTCGGGGGCGAGGCGCTGACCGCCTCCGCCGAACTGCTGGCCCAGGGCGGCCGGATCGCCTCCATCGCCGATCCGGCCGTCACCACCCTGGGCGGGCGCTATGCCTTCGTGCGCCCCAACACCGCGGACCTGTACCGGCTCAGCGAGCTCGCCGAGGAGGAGGTGCTCTCCGTTCATGTGGCTCGCAGCTTCCCGCTGGAGGAGACCGCGGAAGCCCACCGGCTCAGCCAGGGCGGCCACACCCGCGGGAAGATCGTCGTCACCGTCGACTGGGAGGGCTGA
- a CDS encoding FAD-binding dehydrogenase has translation MAYDADVIVIGAGLSGLAATAELVDAGRRVILLDQEPEQSIGGQAHWSFGGLFLVDSPEQRRMRIKDSHALALQDWYGTAGFDRDEDLWPRRWAEAYVDFAAGEKRSWLHARGVRFFPVVGWAERGGYGANGHGNSVPRFHITWGTGPGLVEPFERRVREGAARGLVDLRFRHRVTGLGSTDGTVDTVTGEILEPSGAARGEASSREVTGSFELRAQAVIVTSGGIGGNHDLVRAQWPERLGTPPEKLLSGVPAHVDGLMLGIAESAGASHINRDRMWHYTEGIENWNPVWARHGIRILPGPSSLWLDARGNRLPVPLFPGFDTLGTLEHIMRTGHDHTWFILDQRIIGKEFALSGSEQNPDLTGKSVRGVIGRARAEVPGPVKAFMDHGVDFVVERDLGALVRGMNALTKEPLIDEARLRGEITARDREIANPFTKDLQVTAIHGARRYLGDKLIRTAPPHRILDPAAGPLIAVRLNILTRKSLGGLETDLSSRVLAADGEPLPGMYAAGEAAGFGGGGVHGYRALEGTFLGGCLFSGRMAGRAAAKAVV, from the coding sequence ATGGCGTACGACGCCGATGTCATAGTGATAGGGGCAGGGCTCTCGGGCCTGGCGGCCACCGCCGAGCTCGTGGACGCGGGCCGCCGAGTGATCCTGCTCGACCAGGAGCCCGAGCAATCCATCGGCGGGCAGGCTCACTGGTCGTTCGGCGGGCTCTTCCTCGTGGACTCGCCCGAACAGCGCCGTATGCGCATCAAGGACAGCCACGCACTCGCCCTCCAGGACTGGTACGGCACAGCCGGTTTCGACCGCGACGAGGACCTGTGGCCGCGGCGCTGGGCCGAGGCGTACGTGGACTTCGCCGCCGGGGAGAAGCGCTCCTGGCTGCATGCCAGGGGAGTGCGGTTCTTCCCGGTCGTCGGCTGGGCGGAGCGCGGTGGCTACGGCGCGAACGGTCACGGCAACTCGGTGCCTCGTTTCCACATCACCTGGGGGACGGGGCCCGGACTGGTCGAGCCGTTCGAACGGCGGGTCAGGGAGGGCGCGGCACGTGGGCTGGTGGATCTGCGCTTCAGGCACCGGGTGACCGGGCTCGGCAGCACAGACGGCACCGTGGACACGGTGACCGGCGAGATCCTGGAGCCGTCCGGTGCGGCGCGCGGTGAGGCGAGCAGCCGGGAGGTCACCGGCTCCTTCGAGTTGCGCGCCCAAGCCGTGATCGTCACCTCCGGCGGCATCGGGGGCAACCACGACCTGGTCCGCGCACAGTGGCCCGAGCGGCTGGGCACCCCGCCCGAGAAGCTGCTCTCCGGTGTACCCGCCCATGTCGACGGGCTGATGCTCGGGATTGCTGAGTCCGCCGGGGCGAGCCACATCAACCGCGACCGCATGTGGCACTACACCGAGGGCATCGAGAACTGGAACCCCGTCTGGGCCAGGCACGGCATCCGCATTCTTCCCGGACCCTCGTCGCTCTGGCTCGACGCACGCGGAAACCGGCTCCCCGTGCCCCTGTTCCCGGGCTTCGACACCCTCGGAACCCTGGAACACATCATGCGTACCGGCCATGACCACACCTGGTTCATCCTCGACCAGCGGATCATCGGCAAGGAGTTCGCCCTGTCCGGCTCCGAGCAGAACCCCGATCTCACCGGAAAGTCGGTGCGCGGGGTCATCGGACGGGCGCGCGCCGAAGTCCCCGGCCCGGTCAAGGCGTTCATGGATCACGGGGTGGACTTCGTGGTCGAGCGGGACCTCGGCGCCCTGGTGCGAGGAATGAACGCGCTCACGAAGGAGCCGCTCATCGACGAGGCCCGGCTGCGCGGCGAGATCACCGCCCGTGACCGGGAGATCGCCAACCCGTTCACCAAGGACCTGCAGGTGACGGCCATCCATGGCGCCCGCAGATACCTCGGTGACAAACTCATCCGCACCGCTCCGCCGCACCGCATCCTCGACCCGGCTGCCGGTCCTCTGATCGCCGTGCGCCTGAACATCCTCACCCGGAAGTCCCTGGGCGGCCTTGAGACCGACCTGTCCTCACGGGTGCTCGCCGCGGACGGCGAACCGCTGCCCGGGATGTACGCGGCGGGCGAGGCGGCCGGCTTCGGCGGTGGAGGGGTGCACGGCTACCGGGCGCTTGAGGGCACCTTCCTCGGCGGCTGCCTCTTCTCCGGGCGCATGGCGGGCCGGGCCGCTGCGAAGGCGGTCGTCTGA
- a CDS encoding DUF202 domain-containing protein — protein MSEWASEFVRNLRLWLSPGRIREEGRTPDYRFSLANERTFLAWIRTALALIAGGFAVDQFLPELRWGVRVGLSLALIGAGVLCALRGLNHWVRCERAMRRGEDLPVSRFPTVLALVVGAVSVTMAVVVVTWGPR, from the coding sequence GTGAGCGAGTGGGCGAGTGAATTCGTGCGGAATCTGCGGCTGTGGCTGTCGCCGGGGCGGATCCGGGAAGAGGGCAGGACTCCCGACTACCGTTTCTCGCTCGCCAATGAACGCACCTTCCTCGCCTGGATCCGCACCGCGCTGGCTCTCATCGCGGGCGGTTTCGCCGTCGACCAGTTCCTGCCCGAGCTGCGCTGGGGTGTGCGCGTCGGCCTGTCCCTCGCGCTGATCGGTGCGGGTGTGCTGTGCGCCCTGCGCGGGCTCAACCACTGGGTGCGGTGCGAGCGTGCGATGCGACGGGGCGAGGATCTGCCCGTCTCGCGCTTCCCGACGGTGCTTGCGCTCGTCGTGGGAGCCGTGTCGGTCACGATGGCGGTGGTCGTCGTCACCTGGGGGCCGCGGTGA
- a CDS encoding APC family permease, with the protein MSPGSSRTTATRGAVTSREINTYKGQERALRADRLGTAGLLLSVLAASAPLMVVAGVMPTVFGVMGMLGQPLLYVILGFVLILFSVGYAEMSRHVHNAGAFYAYIARGLGPTAGAGAAYVALVAYSAMQVGIYGILGFEVSGLLAAHLGLTVAWWMPALAAAVLVAVLGWLKIDLNAKALGVLLVIECALVVVFDVAALAKPGREGLSFAAFDPGSLTGAGLGTALCFCIAAFIGFEQSPVYAEETSRPQVVVSRVMFLAVGFVALFLAFGAWALTVAAGPGAVVGEAAEQGPGLLFALTEARLGDTFTDVLHVLFVTGMFAALLSFHNVVARYAFAMGREGLLPAAFSRTSAASGAPATGSLLQSAVSVLVVIAFAASDALPAGDPTTPVLRLFTWMGNVGALGVILLMAAASFAVIAFFFRRGAALAQAWRLVASALAGIALVGIAIYTVRDFDVLIGAGPDSALSWILPGVVGAALVAGLLYGAVLRVTRPDAHARVGLGNEAFELERAAERGDSQKRHHDS; encoded by the coding sequence ATGTCCCCGGGCAGTTCGCGTACGACCGCCACTCGCGGTGCCGTCACGTCCAGAGAGATCAACACGTACAAGGGGCAGGAACGTGCCCTGCGTGCCGACCGCCTCGGCACCGCAGGCCTGCTGCTCTCCGTGCTTGCCGCCAGCGCGCCGCTCATGGTCGTGGCCGGGGTCATGCCCACCGTATTCGGTGTCATGGGCATGCTTGGGCAGCCGCTGCTCTACGTCATCCTCGGCTTCGTACTGATCCTTTTCAGCGTCGGATACGCGGAGATGAGCCGCCATGTCCACAACGCAGGAGCCTTCTACGCCTATATAGCCCGCGGGCTCGGCCCCACCGCGGGAGCCGGTGCCGCCTATGTCGCACTGGTCGCGTACAGCGCCATGCAGGTGGGCATCTACGGAATCCTAGGCTTCGAGGTATCCGGACTGCTGGCCGCGCATCTCGGACTGACGGTCGCCTGGTGGATGCCCGCCCTGGCCGCCGCCGTCCTCGTCGCCGTACTGGGTTGGCTCAAGATCGATCTCAATGCCAAGGCCCTCGGCGTACTGCTCGTCATCGAGTGCGCCCTCGTCGTGGTCTTCGACGTCGCCGCCCTCGCGAAGCCTGGGCGTGAAGGGCTGTCATTCGCCGCGTTCGATCCCGGCAGCCTCACCGGGGCGGGGCTCGGCACCGCTCTGTGCTTCTGTATCGCCGCCTTCATCGGCTTCGAGCAGTCGCCCGTGTACGCGGAGGAGACCAGCCGCCCCCAGGTGGTCGTATCGCGCGTGATGTTCCTCGCCGTCGGCTTCGTCGCCCTGTTCCTGGCCTTCGGAGCCTGGGCGCTCACCGTGGCCGCCGGGCCGGGCGCGGTGGTCGGCGAGGCGGCCGAACAGGGTCCGGGTCTGCTGTTCGCGCTGACCGAGGCCCGTCTCGGCGACACCTTCACCGATGTGCTCCACGTCCTTTTCGTCACCGGCATGTTCGCGGCACTGCTCAGCTTCCACAATGTGGTGGCCCGGTACGCCTTCGCCATGGGCCGCGAGGGGCTGCTGCCCGCCGCTTTCAGCCGTACGAGCGCGGCGAGCGGCGCGCCCGCCACCGGCTCCCTGCTCCAGTCCGCCGTCTCGGTCCTGGTCGTCATCGCCTTCGCTGCCAGTGACGCGCTTCCCGCGGGCGATCCGACCACCCCCGTACTGCGCCTGTTCACCTGGATGGGCAACGTCGGCGCGCTCGGTGTCATCCTGCTCATGGCCGCCGCCTCGTTCGCCGTGATCGCGTTCTTCTTCCGCCGTGGCGCCGCGCTGGCGCAGGCATGGCGGCTCGTCGCCTCCGCACTCGCGGGCATCGCCCTCGTGGGAATCGCGATCTACACCGTCAGGGACTTCGACGTCCTGATCGGCGCCGGACCGGATTCCGCCCTGAGCTGGATCCTGCCCGGAGTGGTCGGTGCCGCGCTGGTCGCCGGTCTGCTGTACGGGGCTGTGCTCAGGGTCACGCGCCCCGACGCGCACGCGCGCGTCGGTCTCGGCAACGAGGCCTTCGAGCTCGAGCGCGCCGCGGAACGCGGCGACTCACAGAAGCGGCACCACGATTCTTAA
- a CDS encoding acyl-CoA dehydrogenase family protein, translating to MDFAFDARTEELRARLLAFMDEHVYPAEAVAHEQLTLSSSPWDTPAVIEDLKAEARRQGLWNLFLPDSEYGAGLTNLQYAPLAEITGRSPHLAPVALNCAAPDTGNMEVLALFGSDEQKKQWLEPLLAGEIRSAFAMTEPAVASSDATNIETRIEQAADGGDEYILNGRKWYISGAMNPNCKVFIVMGKTDPACPDIRRQQSMILVPRNTPGLEVRRAMTVYGYEDHLHGGHAEVIFDDVRVPASNLISEEGSGFAIAQARLGPGRIHHCMRLIGMAERAIELMCRRAASRTAFGKALAQQGVVQSWIADARVTVEQLRLLVLKTAWLMDTVGNKGAHTEIQAIKIATPRAVVDILDRAVQVHGAGGVSQDFPLAELWAGARTLMLADGPDEVHQRSLARQELKKYR from the coding sequence ATGGACTTCGCATTCGACGCGCGCACCGAGGAATTGCGGGCCAGGCTGCTCGCCTTCATGGACGAGCACGTGTACCCGGCGGAAGCGGTCGCCCACGAGCAGCTCACCCTCTCCTCCTCCCCCTGGGACACCCCCGCCGTCATCGAGGACCTCAAGGCGGAGGCCCGCAGGCAGGGCCTGTGGAACCTCTTCCTACCGGATTCGGAGTACGGGGCCGGACTGACCAACCTCCAGTACGCTCCGCTCGCCGAGATCACGGGCCGCTCACCGCACCTGGCACCGGTCGCGCTGAACTGCGCCGCCCCGGATACCGGGAACATGGAGGTGCTGGCCCTCTTCGGCTCGGACGAGCAGAAGAAGCAGTGGCTCGAACCGCTGCTGGCGGGTGAGATCCGCTCGGCGTTCGCGATGACCGAACCCGCCGTGGCCTCATCGGACGCCACCAATATCGAGACGCGGATCGAGCAAGCCGCCGACGGTGGGGACGAGTACATCCTCAACGGGCGCAAATGGTATATTTCCGGTGCGATGAACCCGAACTGCAAGGTCTTCATCGTGATGGGCAAAACCGATCCGGCCTGCCCGGACATCCGGCGTCAGCAGTCGATGATCCTCGTCCCGCGCAACACTCCCGGACTTGAGGTGCGGCGCGCGATGACGGTGTACGGATACGAGGATCACCTCCACGGCGGACACGCTGAGGTGATCTTCGACGACGTACGCGTGCCGGCGTCCAATCTGATCAGCGAGGAGGGCAGCGGCTTCGCCATCGCCCAGGCGCGCCTCGGACCGGGCCGTATCCACCACTGCATGCGGCTGATCGGCATGGCCGAGCGGGCGATCGAGCTGATGTGCCGTCGGGCTGCGTCCCGTACCGCGTTCGGCAAGGCGCTTGCCCAGCAGGGCGTGGTCCAGTCCTGGATCGCGGACGCGCGTGTCACGGTCGAGCAGCTGCGGCTGCTGGTGCTGAAGACCGCCTGGCTGATGGACACCGTCGGCAACAAGGGAGCGCACACAGAGATCCAGGCCATCAAGATCGCCACTCCGCGCGCCGTCGTGGACATCCTCGATCGGGCGGTCCAGGTGCACGGCGCGGGCGGTGTCAGTCAGGACTTCCCGTTGGCCGAACTGTGGGCCGGGGCGCGGACGCTGATGCTGGCGGACGGTCCCGACGAGGTGCACCAGCGGTCGCTGGCGCGGCAGGAGCTCAAGAAGTACCGGTAG
- a CDS encoding DUF202 domain-containing protein gives MSGEVRDPGLQPERTRLAWRRTTLAFTVAAVLAARQVVHREEIESGDLVALSLSALVWLGFLTVAHRRIRAMAVTSPPDALSPAHALGAAACTLALAAFAVAIVW, from the coding sequence GTGAGTGGCGAGGTGCGCGACCCCGGGCTGCAGCCGGAACGAACCCGGTTGGCATGGCGGCGTACGACGCTGGCCTTCACGGTCGCGGCGGTGCTCGCGGCGCGGCAGGTCGTCCACCGCGAGGAGATCGAGAGCGGCGATCTGGTGGCCCTCTCGCTCAGCGCGCTGGTGTGGCTGGGCTTTCTGACGGTGGCTCACCGGCGCATCAGGGCGATGGCGGTGACAAGCCCGCCGGATGCGCTGTCGCCGGCCCACGCGCTCGGCGCCGCCGCCTGCACACTGGCGCTGGCGGCGTTCGCCGTGGCGATCGTGTGGTGA
- a CDS encoding gluconokinase, whose translation MSNSPVVVVMGVAGTGKTTIGALVAAHLGVPYAEGDDFHPAANVAKMSAGVPLDDTDRLPWLDAIGRWARGREGRGGVVSCSALKRSYRDRLRASAPGVVFLHLTGGRALIERRMAERGGHFMPTALLDSQYATLEPLEADEAGVAVDVAGSPEAVGLRAAAGLRRLDGAGG comes from the coding sequence ATGAGCAATTCCCCGGTGGTCGTGGTGATGGGTGTGGCAGGCACCGGGAAGACCACGATCGGTGCCCTGGTCGCGGCGCACCTGGGCGTCCCTTACGCCGAAGGCGACGACTTCCATCCGGCGGCCAACGTCGCCAAGATGTCGGCCGGCGTCCCGCTGGACGACACCGACCGCCTGCCCTGGCTCGACGCGATCGGCCGCTGGGCGCGCGGCAGGGAGGGCAGGGGCGGAGTGGTCTCCTGTTCGGCGCTGAAGCGGAGCTACCGTGACCGGCTGCGCGCCTCGGCACCCGGGGTGGTCTTCCTTCACCTCACCGGCGGACGCGCGCTGATCGAACGGCGCATGGCTGAGCGCGGGGGCCACTTCATGCCGACCGCGCTGCTCGACTCGCAGTACGCCACGCTGGAGCCGCTGGAAGCGGACGAAGCCGGTGTCGCCGTCGACGTGGCCGGCTCCCCCGAGGCCGTCGGCTTGCGTGCCGCCGCGGGACTGCGGCGCCTCGACGGCGCCGGCGGGTGA
- a CDS encoding molybdopterin-dependent oxidoreductase → MGRRVLLSVLGLGAAGVATAPYLQRGFESVLGSVADKDPTKLTSLLPNGGGFRYYSVASSVPRRSAADYRLTVDGLVERPATYTLDVLSALPQTRVVRDVQCVTGWRVPRTPFEGVTLSALLDAAGVRPEARAIRFTCFDGTYSESLTLDQARRSDVLVCLRMQDEPLSHAHGGPVRLYVAPMYFYKSAKWLSGITLTSEVRPGYWEERGYDIDAWVGRSNGRDDAPTV, encoded by the coding sequence ATCGGCCGCCGCGTCCTGCTGTCCGTGCTCGGCCTCGGCGCCGCGGGCGTGGCCACCGCCCCGTATCTCCAGCGAGGCTTCGAAAGCGTCCTCGGTTCGGTCGCTGACAAGGACCCCACCAAGCTCACCAGCCTGCTCCCCAACGGTGGTGGCTTCCGCTACTACTCCGTCGCCTCCTCGGTGCCCCGTAGGAGCGCGGCCGACTACCGCCTCACCGTCGACGGACTGGTCGAGCGGCCCGCGACCTACACACTGGACGTCCTGAGCGCCCTCCCGCAGACCCGGGTGGTACGCGACGTCCAGTGCGTCACCGGCTGGCGCGTGCCCCGGACCCCCTTCGAGGGCGTGACCCTCTCGGCGCTGCTGGACGCGGCCGGGGTGCGGCCCGAGGCCCGGGCCATCCGCTTCACCTGCTTCGACGGCACGTACAGCGAGAGCCTCACGCTGGACCAGGCGCGCCGCTCGGACGTCCTGGTGTGTCTGCGGATGCAGGACGAACCGCTGAGCCATGCGCATGGCGGCCCGGTGCGTCTGTATGTCGCGCCCATGTACTTCTACAAGTCCGCGAAGTGGCTGTCCGGAATCACGCTGACCTCCGAGGTGCGGCCCGGCTACTGGGAGGAGCGGGGCTATGACATCGACGCCTGGGTCGGCCGGTCGAACGGCCGGGACGACGCACCCACCGTCTGA
- a CDS encoding MBL fold metallo-hydrolase, translating into MPATDPYTVPLAPSVHAYVQPDGGWCLNNAGFVSDGASTLLVDTTATERRALLLREALLATGAPLPRLLVNTHHHGDHTYGNAVFLPEATVVGHEACRSEVIAAGHQLHLIWPETDYGEITITAPEVTYGERLTLHAGGTEVRLIHPGVAHTVGDTIVHLPEHGVVFTGDLIFNGGTPFIPMGSLTGSLKALELLRSLDASIVVPGHGPVTDPTSYDVVERYLRFVAEVADSAHARGLTPLEAAQGADLGEFADWRESERLVANLHRAYAELDGLPAGSPLDPVAVFGDMAVLNGGVPVACHA; encoded by the coding sequence GTGCCCGCGACCGATCCGTACACCGTCCCGCTCGCACCGTCTGTGCACGCGTACGTCCAGCCCGACGGCGGCTGGTGCCTCAACAACGCCGGGTTCGTCAGCGACGGGGCCTCCACGCTCCTCGTCGACACCACCGCCACCGAGCGCCGCGCCCTGCTGCTGCGTGAAGCACTGCTGGCGACCGGCGCCCCTTTGCCGCGGCTGCTCGTCAACACCCACCACCACGGCGACCACACGTACGGGAACGCCGTCTTCCTCCCGGAGGCGACAGTCGTCGGCCACGAGGCCTGCCGCAGCGAGGTCATCGCCGCCGGGCACCAACTCCACCTCATCTGGCCCGAGACCGACTACGGCGAGATCACGATCACCGCGCCCGAGGTCACGTACGGCGAGCGCCTGACCCTTCATGCCGGCGGGACCGAGGTGCGCCTGATCCATCCCGGTGTGGCGCACACCGTCGGTGACACGATCGTGCACCTGCCGGAGCACGGGGTGGTCTTCACCGGGGACCTGATCTTCAACGGGGGTACGCCCTTCATCCCCATGGGCTCGCTCACCGGCTCGCTGAAGGCGCTTGAGCTGCTGCGTTCGCTGGACGCCTCGATCGTCGTACCGGGGCACGGACCGGTCACCGACCCCACCTCCTACGACGTGGTCGAACGCTATCTGCGCTTCGTCGCCGAGGTCGCCGATTCCGCCCACGCCAGGGGCCTGACCCCGCTGGAGGCGGCCCAGGGAGCCGACCTCGGTGAGTTCGCGGACTGGCGGGAGAGTGAGCGGCTGGTGGCCAATCTGCACCGCGCCTACGCGGAGCTCGACGGCCTGCCCGCGGGTTCGCCGCTCGATCCGGTCGCCGTGTTCGGTGACATGGCGGTGCTGAACGGCGGGGTGCCGGTCGCCTGCCACGCCTGA